One part of the Phragmites australis chromosome 3, lpPhrAust1.1, whole genome shotgun sequence genome encodes these proteins:
- the LOC133913115 gene encoding LRR receptor kinase SERK2-like, which produces MELLSIVLIIASLLPFSASDRQGDALYDMKLKLNATSNQLADWNQNQVNPCTWNSVICDTNNNVVQVTLASMGFTGVLSPRIGELEYLNVLSLPGNKITGVIPVQFGNLSRLTSLDLEDNLLVGAIPASLGQLSKLQLLILSQNNLNGSIPETLGGIPGLTDIRLAYNNLSDQIPAQLFQVARYNFSGNNLNCGANFLNPCASNVSYQGSSRGSKIGIVLGTVGGVMGLLFLGALFIICNGRRKSHLREVFVDVSGDDDQRIAFGQLKRFAWRELQLATDNFNEKNVLGQGGFGKVYKGALPDGTKIAVKRLTDYESPGGEAAFLREVELISVAVHRNLLRLIGFCTTQTERLLVYPFMQNLSVAYRLREFKTGEPILDWSARKRVAIGTARGLEYLHEHCNPKIIHRDVKAANVLLDEDFEPVVGDFGLAKLVDVQKTSVTTQVRGTMGHIAPEYLSTGKSSERTDVFGYGIMLLELVTGQRAIDFSRLEEEDDVLLLDHVKKLQREGHLDAIVDRNLNSNYNNQEVEMMIQIALLCTQASPEDRPSMSEVVRMLEGEGLAERWEEWQQVEVTRRQDYERMQQRFDWGEDSIYNQNAVELSAGR; this is translated from the exons ATGGAGCTGCTAAGCATCGTCCTAATTATAGCATCTCTGCTCCCGTTTTCAGCATCTGATCGACAAG GTGATGCGCTGTACGATATGAAGCTGAAACTAAATGCTACTAGCAATCAGCTTGCTGATTGGAACCAAAATCAAGTTAACCCCTGCACTTGGAATTCTGTTATTTGTGATACTAACAACAATGTTGTGCAAGT AACATTGGCTTCTATGGGATTTACTGGAGTTCTGTCACCAAGAATCGGAGAGCTTGAGTATTTGAATGTTCT GTCCTTGCCTGGTAACAAGATCACCGGTGTCATACCAGTGCAGTTTGGCAACCTCTCTCGTTTGACAAGCTTAGATTTGGAAGACAACCTATTAGTTGGGGCAATACCAGCTTCCCTTGGCCAGCTTTCGAAGCTGCAGCTTCT GATACTGAGTCAAAACAATCTCAATGGATCTATTCCTGAAACCTTAGGAGGCATCCCAGGCTTGACAGACAT TCGGCTAGCTTACAATAACCTCTCTGATCAAATACCTGCTCAACTGTTTCAAGTTGCACGTTACAA TTTTTCAGGTAATAACTTGAACTGTGGAGCAAATTTCCTCAATCCTTGTGCCTCAAATGTGTCTTACCAAG GTTCATCTCGTGGTTCAAAAATAGGCATCGTCCTTGGAACAGTTGGTGGAGTGATGGGGCTACTCTTCCTAGGGGCTCTATTTATTATCTGTAATGGAAGGAGAAAAAGCCATCTACGTGAAGTTTTTGTGGATGTATCAG GTGATGATGATCAAAGAATTGCATTCGGCCAGTTGAAAAGATTTGCATGGAGAGAATTACAACTTGCAACAGATAATTTCAATGAGAAAAATGTTCTTGGACAAGGGGGTTTTGGGAAAGTATATAAAGGAGCGCTTCCAGATGGCACTAAGATTGCTGTAAAACGGTTGACTGATTATGAAAGCCCTGGTGGGGAGGCTGCCTTCTTGCGTGAAGTTGAGCTGATTAGTGTTGCAGTTCACCGGAATCTTTTGAGATTGATTGGATTCTGTACGACACAAACAGAGCGTCTACTTGTTTATCCTTTCATGCAGAATCTTAGTGTGGCCTACCGTCTACGAG AATTTAAAACTGGGGAACCAATACTAGATTGGTCTGCAAGGAAGCGAGTGGCTATAGGCACAGCACGTGGATTGGAGTATCTGCACGAGCACTGCAATCCTAAGATTATACATCGTGACGTCAAGGCTGCCAACGTCTTGCTTGATGAAGATTTTGAACCCGTTGTTGGTGATTTTGGCTTGGCCAAGCTGGTGGATGTACAGAAGACATCTGTGACTACTCAAGTCCGTGGAACTATGGGTCACATTGCACCTGAATATCTGTCCACAGGAAAGTCGTCTGAGAGAACCGATGTTTTTGGTTATGGCATAATGCTTCTTGAACTAGTCACAGGACAGCGCGCCATCGACTTTTCACgcttggaggaagaagacgatgtGTTGTTACTTGACCAT GTCAAGAAGCTGCAAAGAGAAGGGCATCTCGACGCCATCGTTGACCGGAACTTGAACAGTAATTACAACAACCAGGAGGTTGAGATGATGATCCAGATTGCGCTGCTCTGCACCCAGGCCTCGCCCGAGGATCGCCCGTCCATGTCCGAGGTCGTCCGGATGCTCGAAGGCGAGGGCCTGGCCGAGCGGTGGGAAGAGTGGCAGCAGGTCGAGGTGACGAGGAGGCAGGACTACGAGCGGATGCAGCAGCGGTTCGACTGGGGCGAGGACTCCATCTACAACCAGAACGCCGTCGAGCTGTCCGCTGGCAGATAA